In a genomic window of Trachemys scripta elegans isolate TJP31775 chromosome 12, CAS_Tse_1.0, whole genome shotgun sequence:
- the LOC117886140 gene encoding ribonuclease-like: protein MALRRPGPLLFLTLILLAAGLAQLIRPPDSYRKFVSEHVDFPKTRPPSGQSYCDHMMRRLSQKIHMCKLTHTYIHAPASQLRAICTTGGRCNQYNECDSNAAYPLTTCQVRSPPRPPSCVYRGIPQTRRIRVACNRGLPVRFIRVL from the coding sequence ATGGCCCTGAGGAGACCTGGCCCCTTGCTCTTCCTGACCCTCATCCTGCTGGCCGCTGGACTCGCACAGCTCATCAGACCACCCGACAGCTACCGAAAGTTTGTGAGCGAACACGTTGATTTCCCCAAGACCAGAccccccagtggccagagctaCTGCGACCACATGATGAGGCGCCTGAGCCAGAAGATCCATATGTGCAAACTCACCCACACCTACATCCATGCCCCCGCCAGCCAGCTCCGGGCCATCTGCACCACTGGAGGGAGATGCAACCAATACAACGAATGCGACAGCAACGCAGCCTACCCCCTCACCACCTGCCAGgtgcgcagccccccccgcccaccgaGCTGTGTCTACAGGGGAATACCCCAGACCCGCAGGATCCGTGTGGCCTGTAACCGGGGGCTGCCTGTGCGCTTCATCAGAGTCCTGTAG